In Bacillus sp. Cs-700, one genomic interval encodes:
- a CDS encoding CHY zinc finger protein: protein MHQDKIIVKGKTVDNQTRCEHYHSARDIIAIKFYCCDTYYPCFFCHQETADHHVTVWPKENYDKKAILCGNCRSELTIQEYLTAHSMCPYCQAPYNEGCKLHHHLYFDENKTVK from the coding sequence AAATTATAGTAAAAGGAAAAACCGTAGATAACCAAACACGATGCGAACATTATCACAGTGCACGAGATATTATTGCGATTAAATTCTATTGTTGTGATACTTACTATCCGTGTTTTTTTTGTCATCAAGAAACAGCTGATCATCACGTAACAGTATGGCCTAAGGAAAACTATGATAAAAAAGCTATCTTATGTGGAAACTGTCGTTCTGAATTAACAATTCAGGAATACTTAACGGCACATTCTATGTGTCCTTACTGCCAAGCTCCCTATAATGAAGGTTGCAAACTTCATCATCATCTTTATTTTGACGAAAATAAAACCGTGAAATAA